One segment of Thermosynechococcus sp. HN-54 DNA contains the following:
- the gndA gene encoding NADP-dependent phosphogluconate dehydrogenase, giving the protein MSQQDFGVIGLAVMGENLALNVERNGFSVAVYNRTPARTEAFMAERAAGRRFKATYSLEEFVASLSRPRRILAMVKAGQPVDDLIQQLKPLLEPGDILIDGGNSLYTDTERRVAEMEAAGLCFFGMGVSGGEEGALNGPSLMPGGSREAYQALEPILTKIAAQVDDGPCVTYIGPGGSGHFVKMVHNGIEYGDMQLIAEAYDLLKNLLGLNHQQLHEVFQSWNATPELNSFLIEITSQIFTYIDPETHLPLVDVIVDAAGQKGTGRWTVESALEMGVAIPTITAAVNARIMSSLKAERMAAAQVLPGPVAHFSGNREDFINKIRDALYCSKICSYAQGMALIAKGSQELFDNQLNLSEIARIWKGGCIIRAGFLNKIKQAYSENPQLANLLLAPEFRQTILDKQAAWREVLVEATRAGIAVPAFGASLEYFDSYRRDRLPQNLTQAQRDFFGAHTYERIDKPGTFHTEWVPIREAGKASV; this is encoded by the coding sequence ATGTCACAGCAAGATTTTGGCGTCATTGGCCTTGCCGTCATGGGGGAAAACCTTGCCCTCAATGTGGAGCGCAATGGCTTCTCAGTGGCGGTCTATAACCGCACCCCCGCCCGCACCGAGGCTTTTATGGCGGAACGAGCCGCAGGCCGTCGCTTCAAGGCCACCTATAGTCTTGAGGAATTTGTGGCGTCACTGTCGCGTCCGCGGCGGATTTTGGCGATGGTCAAAGCCGGCCAGCCGGTGGATGACCTGATCCAGCAACTCAAACCGCTCCTTGAGCCGGGGGACATTCTCATTGATGGTGGCAACTCCCTCTACACTGATACAGAGCGGCGGGTGGCAGAGATGGAGGCGGCAGGGCTGTGCTTCTTTGGTATGGGGGTCAGCGGTGGTGAAGAAGGTGCCCTCAATGGCCCAAGTCTGATGCCCGGTGGCAGTCGTGAGGCCTATCAAGCTTTAGAACCCATCCTCACAAAAATTGCAGCGCAAGTGGACGATGGCCCCTGTGTCACCTACATTGGGCCGGGGGGATCGGGGCACTTTGTGAAGATGGTGCACAATGGCATTGAGTATGGTGATATGCAGCTCATTGCTGAAGCCTATGACCTACTGAAAAACCTCCTTGGCCTCAATCACCAGCAGCTCCATGAGGTCTTCCAAAGCTGGAATGCAACCCCTGAACTCAACTCATTTTTGATTGAAATTACCAGTCAGATTTTCACCTATATTGACCCCGAAACCCACTTGCCCCTAGTGGATGTGATTGTGGATGCGGCAGGTCAAAAGGGAACCGGGCGCTGGACGGTGGAAAGTGCCCTTGAAATGGGGGTGGCGATTCCAACAATTACTGCTGCTGTGAATGCTCGCATTATGTCCTCCCTCAAAGCGGAACGGATGGCGGCAGCCCAGGTCCTCCCCGGACCGGTGGCTCACTTTAGCGGCAATCGGGAAGACTTTATCAACAAAATTCGCGATGCCCTCTACTGCTCCAAGATCTGCTCCTATGCCCAAGGCATGGCTCTGATTGCCAAAGGCTCCCAAGAACTGTTTGATAACCAACTCAACCTGAGTGAGATTGCCCGCATTTGGAAGGGGGGCTGCATTATTCGCGCTGGCTTCCTGAATAAAATTAAGCAGGCCTATAGCGAAAATCCCCAACTGGCCAATTTACTGCTGGCGCCGGAGTTTCGCCAAACCATTCTCGATAAACAGGCGGCGTGGCGGGAGGTTCTCGTAGAAGCAACCCGTGCGGGAATTGCGGTACCGGCCTTTGGAGCATCGTTGGAGTACTTCGATAGTTATCGGCGCGATCGCCTGCCGCAAAATCTGACGCAAGCGCAACGGGACTTCTTTGGTGCCCACACCTACGAGCGCATTGATAAGCCGGGAACTTTTCATACCGAGTGGGTGCCGATTCGGGAGGCGGGGAAGGCCTCTGTTTGA
- a CDS encoding ABC transporter ATP-binding protein — MHPFIRLLRHSQRYQRQVWQASLCSVLNKIFDLAPPVLIGIAVDLVVKRQDSLFARWGLATFEQQLLALAGLSFVIWSLESLFEYAYARSWRNLAQQIQHDLRLETYAHVQEMDLAFFEERSSGVLLSILNDDINQLERFLDGGANEILQVTTTVLVIGGIFFYLAPNVAIWGMLPMPFILWGSVLFQRRLAPRYADVREKAGLLNERLANNITGIQTIKSFTAEAYELERLRWDSDAYQQSNRRAIRLSAAYIPLIRFVILFGFTGTLVLGGFAAFQGRLDVGAYSTMVYLIQRLLWPLTRLGETLDQYQRAMASTQRVLNLLETPVTICTGDRPLDPRHVKGEVRFESVSFAYAGRAPVLKNVSLHVPAGQTIAIVGSTGSGKSTLVKLLLRFYEVQQGRILIDGVDIREYRLRDLRGVIGWVSQDVFLFHGTVFENIAYGSPEATLADVIHAAKLAEAHDFIEQLPQGYDTVVGERGQKLSGGQRQRLAIARTILKDPPILVLDEATSAVDNETEAAIQRSLAHITAHRTTIAIAHRLSTIRHADCIYVLEHGEIVEQGTHEALLAQQGVYYGLWQVQAGQLLPED, encoded by the coding sequence TTGCATCCGTTTATCCGACTCCTGCGCCACAGCCAACGCTACCAACGCCAAGTTTGGCAAGCCTCCCTCTGCTCTGTGCTCAACAAAATTTTTGACCTCGCTCCTCCCGTCTTGATTGGGATTGCCGTGGATTTGGTGGTGAAGCGGCAGGATTCTCTCTTCGCCCGCTGGGGGCTGGCGACCTTTGAGCAGCAATTGTTGGCCTTGGCGGGGCTGTCGTTTGTGATTTGGAGCTTGGAATCGCTCTTTGAGTATGCCTATGCCCGCAGTTGGCGCAACCTAGCCCAGCAGATTCAACACGACTTGCGCCTTGAGACCTATGCCCATGTCCAAGAGATGGATTTGGCCTTTTTTGAGGAGCGCAGCAGTGGCGTGTTGCTCTCGATTCTCAACGATGACATTAACCAACTAGAGCGATTTCTAGATGGCGGTGCCAACGAAATTTTGCAAGTGACGACCACCGTTCTCGTCATTGGTGGTATTTTCTTCTACCTAGCGCCCAATGTGGCGATCTGGGGCATGCTGCCGATGCCCTTTATTCTTTGGGGATCCGTGCTTTTTCAGCGGCGACTGGCGCCTCGCTATGCGGATGTGCGGGAAAAGGCGGGACTCCTCAATGAACGCTTGGCCAACAACATCACGGGCATTCAAACGATCAAAAGCTTTACTGCGGAAGCCTACGAATTGGAGCGTCTGCGCTGGGATAGTGACGCCTACCAACAGAGCAATCGTCGTGCGATTCGCCTCAGTGCTGCCTACATTCCCCTGATTCGCTTTGTGATTTTATTTGGCTTTACGGGCACCTTGGTGCTGGGAGGCTTTGCGGCTTTTCAGGGACGCTTGGATGTGGGTGCCTATAGCACAATGGTCTATCTCATTCAACGCTTGCTCTGGCCCTTGACCCGTTTGGGGGAAACCCTCGATCAGTATCAGCGCGCCATGGCCTCAACGCAGCGGGTGCTAAATTTGCTGGAAACGCCAGTCACGATCTGTACGGGCGATCGCCCCCTTGATCCGCGCCATGTCAAAGGGGAGGTGCGCTTTGAATCCGTCAGCTTTGCCTATGCTGGCCGTGCCCCCGTGCTGAAAAATGTCAGTTTGCATGTGCCTGCGGGTCAGACAATCGCCATTGTCGGCTCTACGGGATCCGGCAAAAGTACCCTTGTGAAATTGTTACTGCGGTTCTATGAGGTACAGCAGGGGCGCATCCTCATTGATGGGGTAGATATTCGCGAGTATCGGCTGCGGGATTTGCGCGGCGTCATTGGTTGGGTGAGTCAAGATGTCTTTCTGTTCCATGGCACCGTCTTTGAAAACATTGCCTATGGCAGTCCGGAAGCAACCCTTGCCGACGTTATCCACGCGGCAAAACTGGCTGAAGCCCATGACTTCATTGAGCAACTCCCCCAAGGTTATGACACGGTGGTGGGTGAACGCGGACAAAAACTCTCCGGCGGTCAGCGGCAGCGGCTGGCGATCGCCCGCACGATTCTCAAAGACCCACCCATTCTGGTGCTCGATGAGGCCACCTCGGCGGTAGATAATGAAACCGAAGCCGCCATCCAGCGATCGCTAGCGCACATTACCGCCCATCGCACCACCATTGCCATTGCCCACCGCCTCTCGACCATTCGCCACGCCGACTGCATTTACGTTCTAGAGCACGGCGAAATCGTTGAACAGGGAACGCACGAGGCACTCTTGGCGCAGCAGGGCGTCTATTATGGCCTCTGGCAAGTACAAGCTGGCCAGCTCCTCCCTGAAGATTAG
- the glgB gene encoding 1,4-alpha-glucan branching enzyme has protein sequence MTVSPEQIDRIVSNRHHDPFEILGCHQIHENGQSVWAVRAYLPNAERVSVLCPEQRQEYPMTPVHHPHFFECRIPLPQLNNYQLKIYENGHERVIYDPYAFRSSKLTDFDIHLFAEGNHHRIYEKLGAHLLTVDGVAGVYFAVWAPNARNVSVIGNFNHWDGRKHQMARRGNGIWELFIPGLGVGEHYKYEIKNQDGHIYEKSDPYGFYQEPRPKTASIVTDLNSYEWGDNDWLEKRRHTDPLTQPISVFEVHLGSWLHASMDDPPIGADGKPQEPVQVAELKPWARFLTYRELAAKLIPYVKELGYTHIELLPIAEHPFDGSWGYQVTGYYAPTSRYGSPQDFMYFVDQCHQNGIGVIVDWVPGHFPKDGHGLAFFDGTHLYEHADPRKGEHKEWGTLVFNYGRHEVRNFLVANALFWFDKYHIDGIRVDAVASMLYLDYARKEGEWIPNEYGGRENLEAANFLRQVNHVIFSYFPGILSIAEESTAWPMVSWPTYMGGLGFNLKWNMGWMHDILDYFSMDPWFRQFHQNNVTFSMWYHHSENFMLALSHDEVVHGKSNIIGKMPGDRWQKFANLRCLFAYMFTHPGKKTMFMGMEFAQWSEWNVWSDLEWHLLQYEPHQQTKRFFEDLNRLYRSQPALYTQDFKSEGFEWIDCSDNRHSVVSFIRWDKDYQDFVVVVCNFTPQPHSHYRIGVPEHGFYRELFNSDAREYGGSNMGNLGGKWADEWPYHNRRYSLDLCLPPLAVLILKLDREKTAAERARYHLTP, from the coding sequence ATGACCGTTTCGCCCGAACAGATTGACCGCATTGTTTCCAACCGGCACCATGACCCCTTTGAAATTTTGGGATGTCACCAGATTCATGAAAATGGCCAATCCGTGTGGGCGGTACGCGCCTATTTACCAAATGCCGAACGGGTGAGTGTCCTCTGTCCAGAGCAGCGACAAGAGTATCCGATGACGCCGGTTCATCACCCCCACTTTTTTGAATGCCGTATTCCCTTGCCCCAACTGAATAATTATCAACTGAAAATTTATGAAAATGGCCACGAGCGGGTGATCTACGATCCCTACGCGTTTCGCTCTTCCAAACTCACCGATTTTGACATCCACCTCTTTGCCGAGGGCAATCACCACCGCATTTATGAAAAACTTGGGGCACACCTGCTCACAGTCGATGGCGTTGCAGGAGTGTATTTTGCCGTCTGGGCACCCAATGCCCGCAATGTCTCTGTCATTGGCAACTTTAACCACTGGGATGGCCGCAAGCACCAAATGGCACGGCGCGGCAATGGCATCTGGGAACTCTTTATCCCCGGCTTAGGTGTGGGCGAGCACTACAAGTACGAAATTAAGAACCAAGACGGCCACATCTACGAAAAATCAGATCCCTACGGCTTCTACCAAGAACCGCGACCCAAGACTGCTTCCATTGTTACCGATCTCAATAGCTACGAATGGGGTGATAATGACTGGCTGGAAAAACGGCGGCACACTGACCCGCTGACGCAACCAATTTCCGTCTTTGAAGTGCATTTAGGATCGTGGCTCCATGCCTCGATGGACGATCCGCCCATTGGTGCCGATGGTAAACCCCAAGAACCCGTGCAGGTGGCAGAACTCAAGCCTTGGGCACGCTTTCTCACCTATCGCGAACTCGCGGCCAAACTGATTCCCTACGTTAAAGAACTGGGCTACACCCACATCGAACTCTTGCCCATTGCTGAGCATCCCTTTGATGGCTCTTGGGGCTATCAAGTCACTGGCTACTACGCCCCCACCTCTCGCTATGGCAGTCCCCAAGACTTCATGTATTTCGTAGATCAGTGCCACCAAAACGGTATTGGCGTCATTGTTGATTGGGTGCCGGGGCACTTTCCCAAGGATGGCCATGGGCTGGCGTTCTTTGATGGTACCCACCTCTATGAGCATGCGGATCCGCGTAAGGGCGAACACAAGGAATGGGGCACCCTTGTCTTTAACTACGGTCGCCATGAGGTGCGCAATTTTCTCGTGGCCAATGCCCTCTTTTGGTTTGACAAGTACCACATTGATGGCATTCGCGTAGATGCCGTGGCCTCGATGCTCTATCTTGACTATGCCCGCAAGGAGGGCGAGTGGATTCCTAATGAATATGGGGGACGCGAGAATTTGGAGGCGGCCAACTTCCTGCGCCAAGTCAACCACGTGATCTTTAGCTACTTTCCGGGAATTCTCTCGATCGCTGAGGAGTCAACGGCTTGGCCGATGGTCTCTTGGCCCACCTACATGGGGGGATTAGGCTTCAACCTGAAGTGGAATATGGGTTGGATGCACGATATTCTTGACTACTTCAGCATGGATCCGTGGTTCCGCCAGTTCCACCAAAACAATGTCACGTTTAGTATGTGGTACCACCACAGTGAAAACTTCATGCTGGCGCTCTCCCACGATGAGGTGGTACATGGCAAGAGTAACATCATTGGCAAAATGCCGGGCGATCGCTGGCAGAAATTCGCCAATCTGCGCTGTTTATTTGCCTACATGTTCACCCATCCCGGCAAGAAAACAATGTTCATGGGGATGGAGTTTGCCCAATGGAGCGAGTGGAATGTCTGGAGTGATTTAGAGTGGCACCTGCTGCAATACGAACCCCACCAGCAAACCAAACGCTTCTTTGAGGATCTGAACCGCCTCTATCGTTCACAACCTGCCCTCTATACCCAAGATTTCAAATCGGAGGGCTTTGAGTGGATTGATTGTAGTGACAACCGCCACAGTGTCGTGTCCTTCATCCGTTGGGACAAGGACTACCAAGATTTTGTCGTTGTCGTCTGTAACTTTACGCCACAGCCCCATAGCCACTACCGCATTGGTGTGCCGGAGCATGGTTTCTATAGGGAATTGTTTAACAGTGATGCCCGCGAGTATGGCGGTAGCAATATGGGCAACTTGGGCGGTAAATGGGCTGATGAATGGCCTTACCACAACCGTCGCTACTCCCTTGATCTGTGTTTGCCCCCCTTGGCAGTGCTGATCTTGAAACTAGATCGCGAAAAGACAGCGGCGGAGCGGGCACGCTATCACCTCACGCCCTAA
- a CDS encoding quinone-dependent dihydroorotate dehydrogenase, translated as MDPYRHLLRPLLFSGLQADPEFLHQQFISLCGWLNQDRALSTWLRQQLQQRYALSDPRLERQVWGLRFPNPIGLAAGFDKNGVARSVWSAFGFGFAELGTVTWQPQAGNPRPRLFRLPADRAAINRMGFNNAGAEAMAALLERSPRPRIPIGINLGKSKITPLESAKEDYLASFRRLHPLGDYFVINVSSPNTPGLRDLQAKAQLAPILEALQAANTPRKPLLLKIAPDLSWEQIAAILDLIQTYELSGIVATNTTVAREGLKTRIIPQTGRSPADEAGGLSGAPLRDRATAVIRFIHEQTHGTLPIIGVGGIFTPEDVIEKLAAGATLVQLYTGWIYQGPSLLPELLKGLLAHAADQEKPEK; from the coding sequence ATTGATCCCTATCGGCACCTGCTGCGGCCACTTCTTTTTTCTGGGTTGCAGGCGGATCCAGAATTTTTGCACCAGCAGTTTATCTCCCTCTGTGGGTGGCTCAATCAGGATCGTGCCCTGAGCACTTGGCTGCGGCAGCAACTTCAGCAACGGTATGCCCTTTCAGATCCGCGTTTAGAACGGCAGGTGTGGGGACTCCGCTTTCCCAATCCCATTGGTTTGGCGGCAGGATTTGATAAGAATGGGGTCGCCCGTAGTGTCTGGTCGGCCTTTGGTTTTGGCTTTGCGGAGTTGGGCACCGTCACTTGGCAGCCACAAGCGGGAAATCCGCGTCCGCGCCTTTTTCGCCTACCGGCCGATCGCGCTGCCATCAATCGCATGGGGTTTAATAATGCTGGGGCAGAAGCCATGGCTGCCCTTTTGGAGCGATCGCCCCGCCCTAGGATTCCCATTGGGATTAACTTAGGCAAGTCAAAAATTACCCCCTTGGAATCTGCCAAAGAGGACTATCTGGCCAGCTTTCGCCGACTCCATCCCTTAGGGGATTATTTTGTAATCAACGTGAGTTCTCCCAACACACCGGGATTGCGGGATCTCCAAGCCAAGGCACAACTGGCACCGATTCTGGAGGCACTACAAGCGGCGAATACCCCCCGCAAACCCCTGCTCCTGAAAATTGCGCCGGACTTGAGTTGGGAGCAGATTGCCGCCATTCTTGATCTGATTCAAACCTATGAATTGTCGGGAATTGTCGCCACCAACACCACCGTGGCACGGGAAGGATTAAAGACCCGGATCATTCCCCAAACGGGGCGATCGCCCGCAGATGAGGCCGGCGGTCTCAGTGGGGCACCCTTGCGCGATCGCGCGACTGCTGTCATTCGCTTTATCCACGAACAGACCCACGGCACTCTGCCGATTATTGGGGTGGGGGGGATTTTCACGCCAGAGGATGTCATCGAAAAACTAGCGGCCGGTGCGACACTGGTGCAACTCTACACTGGTTGGATTTACCAAGGACCGAGCCTATTGCCAGAGCTACTCAAAGGACTCCTAGCCCACGCCGCCGATCAAGAGAAACCAGAGAAATAG
- a CDS encoding energy-coupling factor ABC transporter ATP-binding protein translates to MSIVQKPMAAIPAAIHLKDVSFGWSPEALVLDRVSLDIPKGQLWMLLGRNGSGKSTLVRILGGLLQPQSGEVYVEQPLGFVFQNPDHQLVMPSVGADIAFSLNGEALNYWQVRERVSAALQAVNLQGLERRPIYALSGGQKQRVAIAGAIARHCRVLLLDEPTALLDPDSQRELLGYVRQLVNTQGITALWVTHRLDELAQADGAIVLERGKVIGQGAPSDMMPLLHA, encoded by the coding sequence ATGAGCATTGTCCAAAAACCCATGGCGGCAATCCCTGCGGCCATTCATCTCAAAGATGTTTCTTTTGGCTGGTCGCCAGAGGCGTTGGTTCTAGATCGGGTCTCACTGGACATTCCCAAAGGGCAACTGTGGATGCTCCTTGGCCGCAATGGCAGTGGCAAATCAACGTTGGTCCGTATTTTGGGGGGGCTTTTGCAACCTCAAAGTGGCGAGGTCTATGTGGAGCAACCCCTTGGTTTTGTCTTTCAAAATCCCGATCACCAACTGGTGATGCCCAGTGTCGGTGCCGATATTGCCTTTAGTCTCAATGGTGAGGCTCTTAACTATTGGCAGGTGCGCGAGCGCGTGAGTGCAGCCCTGCAAGCGGTGAATTTACAGGGTCTAGAACGCCGTCCCATCTATGCCCTCAGTGGTGGTCAAAAACAACGGGTGGCCATTGCCGGGGCGATCGCTCGCCACTGTCGGGTGCTATTGCTCGATGAACCCACGGCACTCCTTGACCCCGATAGTCAGCGGGAACTCTTGGGCTACGTGCGGCAACTGGTCAACACCCAAGGGATCACCGCGCTGTGGGTCACCCATCGTCTCGATGAACTGGCGCAAGCGGATGGTGCCATTGTTCTTGAGCGCGGCAAAGTGATTGGCCAAGGGGCACCCAGCGACATGATGCCCCTGCTGCACGCTTGA
- a CDS encoding HAD-IIB family hydrolase — MQEGLYIVLISIHGLIRGDRLELGRDADTGGQTRYVVELAKTLAAHPRVAQVDLVTRLIADAKVSPDYAQPIERIGDRARIVRLACGPRRYLRKEVLWPYLDVFADELLRHLRQSGRMPDVIHSHYADAGYVGCRVAGWLGVPLVHTGHSLGRVKRQRLLAQGSKPDAIEEQFHFTTRIEAEEQTLASAALIIASTHQEVEEQYRLYDQYDPARMAVILPGVDTSRFYPAPVPADLPFRKELRRFLVEPEKPFIFCLSRPVPRKNVAALLNVYGTDPLLQERANLVLVLGNRTDISKMEASPRQVLTELFLLVDRYDLYGKVAYPKTHTSDEVPDFYRLAAQQRGVFINPALTEPFGLTLIEAAACGLPILATADGGPQEIIRHCCNGLLFDALDLEAIRSALHQAFQSDSQWQTWADNGLKGVHAHYSWRSHVEMYLQALDQLAEKSVLPVLSLQRQPSQYQGNRLPTTLTRNRLLTLECLLISDIDNTLIGDRAALEQLLDLLQRRPEMGFGVATGRHLALTLEVLNEWGVPIPDVLITSVGSEIYYGPHLVPDTSWQQHISYRWEPQRVRETLADVAGLTLQPPENQRSHKISYNVDTTVLPSITPVLRLLRQQKLHCRPIFSHNQFLDILPLRASKGDALRYLALKWGYPLQKLLVAGDSGNDEQMLTGNTLAVVVGNHSPELDKLRDRPHIYFAQGHYAQGILEAIEYYGF, encoded by the coding sequence ATGCAAGAGGGATTATACATTGTCCTCATTAGTATTCATGGTTTGATTCGGGGCGATCGCCTTGAACTGGGGCGAGATGCCGATACGGGAGGACAAACCCGCTATGTGGTCGAACTGGCCAAAACCCTTGCAGCCCATCCCCGTGTTGCCCAGGTGGATTTGGTCACTCGTCTGATTGCCGATGCCAAGGTCAGTCCCGACTACGCCCAGCCCATTGAGCGAATTGGCGATCGCGCCCGCATTGTCCGTCTGGCCTGTGGCCCTCGCCGCTATTTGCGCAAGGAGGTTCTTTGGCCCTATTTAGACGTATTTGCCGATGAACTGTTGCGCCACCTCCGCCAAAGTGGCCGCATGCCCGATGTCATTCATAGTCACTATGCCGATGCCGGTTATGTGGGCTGCCGCGTTGCCGGTTGGTTGGGGGTTCCCCTTGTGCACACAGGGCATTCCCTCGGACGGGTCAAACGCCAGCGACTTCTTGCCCAGGGCAGTAAGCCCGATGCCATTGAGGAGCAGTTTCACTTTACGACTCGCATTGAAGCCGAGGAGCAAACCCTTGCCAGTGCGGCACTGATTATTGCCAGTACCCATCAGGAGGTCGAAGAGCAGTATCGCCTCTACGATCAGTACGACCCGGCGCGGATGGCGGTGATTCTACCGGGGGTAGATACCAGCCGTTTCTATCCAGCCCCTGTGCCAGCGGATTTGCCTTTTCGCAAGGAATTGCGTCGCTTTTTAGTGGAACCGGAAAAACCCTTTATCTTTTGCCTCTCCCGACCGGTACCGCGCAAGAATGTGGCTGCCCTGCTCAATGTCTATGGCACGGATCCCCTGTTGCAGGAGCGAGCCAATCTGGTCTTGGTGCTCGGCAATCGCACTGATATTAGCAAGATGGAGGCCAGCCCTCGCCAAGTATTGACGGAACTCTTTTTGCTGGTCGATCGCTATGACCTCTACGGCAAAGTGGCCTACCCCAAAACCCACACCAGCGATGAAGTCCCGGATTTTTACCGTTTAGCCGCCCAGCAACGGGGGGTCTTTATCAATCCGGCCCTGACCGAACCCTTTGGCCTCACCCTCATCGAAGCTGCCGCCTGTGGCTTGCCGATTTTGGCCACCGCAGATGGAGGGCCGCAGGAGATTATCCGCCACTGTTGTAATGGGTTGCTCTTTGATGCCCTTGATCTAGAAGCCATTCGCAGCGCCCTGCATCAAGCCTTTCAAAGTGATAGCCAATGGCAGACTTGGGCAGACAATGGCCTTAAGGGGGTACACGCCCACTACTCTTGGCGCAGTCATGTGGAGATGTATCTACAGGCTCTCGATCAACTAGCGGAAAAATCCGTGTTGCCAGTGTTGAGTCTGCAACGCCAACCCAGCCAGTACCAAGGCAATAGGCTGCCAACCACCTTGACACGGAATCGCCTGCTGACGCTTGAGTGCCTGTTAATTAGTGATATTGACAATACCTTGATTGGCGATCGCGCGGCCCTTGAGCAACTCTTAGATCTGCTGCAACGCCGGCCAGAAATGGGCTTTGGGGTGGCGACGGGGCGTCACTTGGCACTCACCCTTGAAGTCCTAAATGAATGGGGAGTGCCCATCCCTGATGTCTTAATTACCTCTGTGGGAAGTGAAATTTACTATGGCCCCCATCTTGTTCCCGACACCAGTTGGCAGCAGCATATTAGCTATCGCTGGGAACCTCAACGGGTCAGAGAGACTCTTGCTGATGTCGCCGGCCTGACGCTGCAACCTCCTGAAAATCAACGCTCCCACAAAATTAGCTATAACGTTGACACCACAGTTCTCCCTAGCATTACACCGGTCTTGCGGTTACTGCGGCAGCAAAAGCTCCATTGTCGTCCCATTTTTTCCCATAATCAGTTTTTGGATATTTTGCCCCTGCGTGCCTCCAAAGGCGATGCCCTGCGCTATCTCGCCCTCAAGTGGGGCTATCCCCTGCAAAAACTCTTGGTGGCTGGGGATTCCGGCAATGACGAGCAA